Part of the Gammaproteobacteria bacterium genome is shown below.
GCGATACAGCGCGTATCGATATCCGTGCCACCGCTGTCCGCTCCCGATCCGGTATTGTTAACAAATTCACCGGTATTGTTAACAGATTCAAATGAAAGAACGCTTACAAAAACTGCTGGCGCGCGAGGGCCTGGGTTCACGCCGCGAAATCGAGGGCTGGATCACGGCAGGACAGGTCAAAGTCAACGGCCACGTCGCGCAGCTAGGTGATCGGGCGGGAGACGGTGACCGGGTGCGCGTGCGTGGCAAACCCGTGCGCCTGTCCAGGCACGTGCGCCCGCGGGTGATCGCATATCACAAGCCGCAGGGCGAGTTGACCACGCGCAAAGATCCGGCAGGGCGCCCGACGGTATTCGCGCGGCTGCCGTACCTGCACGCGGGTCGCTGGATCGCGGTGGGCCGTCTGGACGCGAGCACCTCGGGTCTGCTGTTGTTCACCACCGATGGCGCGTTGGCGAACCGGCTCATGCACCCGTCGTGCGGCGTCGAGCGCGAATATGCCGCGCGCGTGCGCGGCGAGATCAGCACGAAGGTGCTCGGGCGACTGCAGCAGGGGGTGATACTGGACGATGGTCCCGCGCGCTTCGAGACCGTTTTGGAGGCCGGCGGCGGTGGCGCCAACCGCTGGTACCACGTGATGCTGCGCGAAGGACGCAACCGCGAAGTCAGGCGGCTGTGGGACAGTCAGAACGTGACGGTCAGCCGGCTCATTCGCATTCGCTATGGTTCGCTGACCCTGGGCCGGTGGTTGCGGCCCGGACGCTGGCGCGAACTGGCGGCGGACGAGCTGCGGACGTTGTACGGGCAGGCCGGTCTGGACGCGCACGAATCCGCGCCCGTCCCGCGGGCCGCGAGGGATCCGACTCCGGCGCACAGCAGGCGCCGGCCGCAGTGACCCGAAGAGTCACGCGCCGATCGATCGCGGCAGTGACCGTTATCGCGCCCACCTGAAGTTCTGTCCGGTAATGTCCTTGCTGTCCGGGCCCATGAAATACAGGTAAGGCGCGATTACGTCCTCTGGCATGGGCAGCTTGGTCGCGTCTTCGCCTGGGTAGTTCTGCGCACGCAGGTGGGTCTGTACGGGCCCCGGGTCGATCCCATTGACCCGCACCGGGCGATCGGTGTCCAGTTCGTCCGCCAGGATATTCAAAAGCGCCTCCTGACCGTGCTTCGCGACGGCGTAAGCGCCCCAGTTCGCGCGCGTGCAGTGATCGGTCGAAAATACGATCGCGGAATCCGCGCCCTGTTCCAGAAGCGGTATGCACACCTGGCAGATGAGAAACGGCGCGTTGAGATTGACATTGATGATCTGGGCCCACAGTCCGATGTCGTAGTGCTGAATGGGGGTCAGGCCGCCGACCTGCGCGGCGTTGTTGAGGAGGCCGTCGAGCCGGCCGAATTCGTTCTTGATGTT
Proteins encoded:
- a CDS encoding SDR family oxidoreductase, with the protein product LEQVYDEIESAGYPQPAIFPLNLETATAKDYDDLGDNIKNEFGRLDGLLNNAAQVGGLTPIQHYDIGLWAQIINVNLNAPFLICQVCIPLLEQGADSAIVFSTDHCTRANWGAYAVAKHGQEALLNILADELDTDRPVRVNGIDPGPVQTHLRAQNYPGEDATKLPMPEDVIAPYLYFMGPDSKDITGQNFRWAR
- a CDS encoding pseudouridine synthase, translating into MKERLQKLLAREGLGSRREIEGWITAGQVKVNGHVAQLGDRAGDGDRVRVRGKPVRLSRHVRPRVIAYHKPQGELTTRKDPAGRPTVFARLPYLHAGRWIAVGRLDASTSGLLLFTTDGALANRLMHPSCGVEREYAARVRGEISTKVLGRLQQGVILDDGPARFETVLEAGGGGANRWYHVMLREGRNREVRRLWDSQNVTVSRLIRIRYGSLTLGRWLRPGRWRELAADELRTLYGQAGLDAHESAPVPRAARDPTPAHSRRRPQ